The window CAACGTTACACCCGGAATGGCAGGTAAAGATGAGATTAAAATAGGTTTAGCGATCGGCAATTCCCGACTGCACTGGGGACTATTTGCGGGCAATACTCTCAAGCAAACATGGGATACAGAGCATCTCAAAGCTGATGCTGTTTCCCAACTCTCCTCTGAGCAAAAAGCCGAATATCTGGTGAAAACAGTCATGAGGTCGATCGAGCAAATAGGCGATCGGCCTCTCCCTAGTGTTCCTGCTAATCTCGCTGTTTCTCATTCTCATGAACCTTCTCTCATGCCACTACCTCTAGTTTTGGCATCAGTAGTTCCAAAGCAAACAGCAATCTGGCAGAGTTACCCTGAAGTTCAAATTATTACCTTAGACCAGTTGCCGATCGGGGCGCTCTATCCTACCCTGGGAATTGATAGAGCTTTGGCTTTACTGGGTGCTGGCAACCAATTTGGTTGGCCAGTTTTACTTATAGATGCTGGTACAGCTTTAACATTTACTGGGGCTAATGTCAATAGGTCTATAGTTGGGGGCGCCATCTTACCGGGTTTGGGTTTACAGTTGTCGTCTCTCGGTCAAAAAACCGCTGCATTGCCCTCAGTCAGCTTACCACAAACTCTGCCCCAGCGCTGGGCTACAGATACTGTCGGAGCAATTCACAGCGGAGTTGTGTATGCGGTGGTGGCAGGAGTTAGAGATTTTATTGAAGATTGGCTGCATTTGTTTCCTAATAGCAAAATTGCCGTCACTGGGGGCGATCGAACTTTGCTATTGCAATACCTCACCGCAGCATTTCCCGATACGGCTTCCTCCATAATTGACGCACCACAAGCCATTTTTTGGGGAATCAGTCAATTAGTCATCCGTCATTAGTCAATTAGTCAATTAGTCATCCGTCATTAGTCAATTAGTCATTAGTCATTAGTCATCCGTCATCCGTCATTAGTCAATTAGTCAATTAGTCATTAGTCAATTAGTCATTAGTCGCTCCAACCTCCGTTCAATCCGTTTGCATCCCGTACATTGTTCGTTGGCCGAACTTCTTTCTTTACTTTGCAAATTCGCGAATATACTTAGCAACAATATCCGGAACTTCCTGGGGCAAATTGCTTTCCCCGGGGCTGACAGATTGCAGTTCGGCATTAGGAGCCAGAGCAGCATAGGATTGACAAAGAGACAAAGCTGCGACACTATCTTCAGAACCGTGCAACAGCAAAATAGGCGCTTTCAGTAAAGGCAAATTCTCATCCACTAACTCTCCTGTAATTTCCGCCCGCCGCCGCCGGAACAGCAACTGCACCGCAACTGGCGACTGCATCAACTGCTGTCTGAACTCGAACATTTGGTCAATCTTCTTTTGACCCCCCAGCAGCTTCGCAATGGGATAGATCGATCGCAACAACCAATAAGCTAGCGGAGGTTTAGCAATCAGCCACCTAGCCGTCTGCCACCGCGCCCGTCGGTGTCCGACTTTGACGCCTTCTGGGGCCAACAACACCAAGCCCTGAACTCGATCGGGATATTTGAGCGCGTAGCTGGCGGCCACCCAGCCGCCCACAGAGTGAGCAATTAAATAAACCTCTCGCAGGTTCAAAGTATCGAGGTATTGCGCCAGACATTCTACTTCTAGCTCGATCGAATAATGAACGTTCGGGCGTTCGGAGTCTCCAAACCCCAGTAAATCCGGTGCGAAGCATTGGTAGTTGGCATTCAAAAGTTCGATCGTCCTGAGCCACTGACTGCCGTCCTCCCAAGAACCGTGCAAAAATACTAAACTTGGCCCTTGACCGATTTCGCGCCAGAAGATTTGCCCTACAGAGAGCTTGACCCGAGAATTGCGTAGCTGTGAGTACATCCGGTTAAATATTCAGCAATAAAAAGATGATTAATTTAATGTTCAGAAATTGTAAATTAAAGTAGGGAAAGATTAACAATTAATTTCACACTTATCGCTGGAAACTTTTGGCTACGCCCAAAAACGGATAATTGCTTTCCGACTGGAGTCGAGGATAATTCCCAATTTCAGACTAAGGTTCAAGTTCCCAGATTTATCTTTGAAGTAAATCTCAAATCAAAAATGTAAAATCTCCAATCGACGATGCAGCGAGCTAATTCCCGACTTAGCTCAAATTTGGACGCCCCGACAATTTAAGCCAAAGTTGTCACACCTTTAAAATAGTCCTCCAAGTGCTGGTCGTTATCATGGCTGAGCGGGCCCTGCGGCATGGCTGCGGGCAAAAAAGCCTCAACCTCGCTGACTTCCAGCGTATCCTGAACTTGCATCTTTCCCTCCACCTCTGCCGCCACTACGATACAAATCGAGTGCAGTCGAGGATCTCTATCGGCAGCCGAATAAACGCCCACCAAGCGGCGAATTTTGACTAAATCGAGTCCTGTTTCCTCTGCCAACTCCCGCCGCACTGTAGTCGGAATATCCTCTCCCCAATCCACCATACCTCCGGGCAGTCCCCAGCGACCGTTGTCGCGGCGCCGAATCAGCACAATACGCCCGTCAGGTAATACGGGAATCACCGCGGTACCAGTGACTGGATGGCGAAAAATCAGCCCTAGTACAGTTTGTAAAATTTGCCACAATCTAAGCATTTAACTCAAAAACTTGTGAAAGACAGGGAAACTAATTTCAGGTCTGCGAATTCGCAGCTTGCACAATCAAAATTTTGAATTTTTCATTCAGCCAGCGAGGTCTAGCAAGCCTGCTAAAATCTCGGCTGCGTGAGATTCTAGTTTGACGCAAGCGATAAATCTTTTCAATCCTACCATCAGGGGCGATCGCTCGCGGTCGATCGAGTGATGCACCTAAATTTTTTACTGATAATTTTTTGAGTCCGCAACACCCGCACCCACCAGCGATTTTGCCACCAGAGGCTGACTAGATTGCCCGCCGCCTCGGGCTAGCTGAAGCCAGGATCTGCCTCATTGGCCTTGAGCATCATTTGTTCTCGGGTAAAATCCGAGCAAAAGCTGCTCAAGTCTGATACAATTTACCACTGCGTCTAAAAAAATTCACTCTCGGCCTCGGTCAAAAGCGCCAATCCCGCAACCGATCGCCTGCGCCAGCTTCTGGCCCTTCGCGGTTTAGGAGACAAGCAGTGGCCGCTAGTGAATCAAACCCTTAGTATGCAACGAGATAGAGTTTGAATGTCCGCGATCTGCCAAAAACTCAGCCTCAATGGTTGAGAGAGCCAGCAGCGGTTCGCTGACAGCGCCTTTAAGAATCAAATTTTTTGCGGATTTATCCCGAAAAAAAGTTTATCCTTAAGAATCCCCTCGACGAAAGCTTGGGGAATGTCAATGTTTATTAGTGAGGTCATAATGGCTAAGCGCCGCAATCTCAAGAAAGAGAAGGCACAACGAAATCAAGCATACGCTCGCAAGTTTCGCAAGCGGAGAAATCAAGATATGTTCTCCAACAAGAGAAGACGATTTGACGGCGGCAACGGCGGCGGCATGGGCGCCATGGGCGGCGGCGGACGGGACAAAGATATGGCTGCTGCTGAAGAGTAATTGAGTCAGGCTATCTGCCGAACTTAGAACCACAGTGGACAACACGATCGTTCTAAGCAGAGATAGCCAGCCTGAATTTGTCTGATAATTCAACGGTGTTTAGGCGATCCGATCGCGCGCAGCAATCAGTGATTTTCTCACTTGTTCAAATCCGGTACCTCCGTAGCTATTGCGAGCCGCCACCACTTGCTGAGGTGCGATCGCGCTGTAAATGTCTGTATCAAAAGCTGGGTGCAACTCTTTCCACTCCTCAAGTGTCAAATCTTTGAGGAGTTTGCCCCCCGAGATGCAAGTTTTAACGACTTTGCCCACCAGGTTGTAAGCTTCCCGGAAGGGAACACCTTTAGCAGCCAAATAGTCTGCTACGTCTGTCGCATTAGAAAAGTCTTCCGTCACCGCAGCGGCGAGGCGTGAGCTGTTAAACGCGATGCCTTCCCGCAGCAAAATTGTCATTGCTTCCAAGCAGCCCTGTACAGTTTTGACACTATCGAACAAAGTCTCTTTATCTTCTTGCAAATCCTTGTTGTAGGCTAAAGGCAGTCCCTTCACTACTACCAGTAAGGCTTGCAAGTTACCGAATACCCGCCCCGCTTTGCCCCGCACCAACTCCGGCACGTCGGGATTTTTTTTCTGGGGCATGATGCTAGAACCTGTAGCGCAGCTATCTTTGAGCGTAATAAATCCAAATTCGTGAGAAGACCACAAAATCATTTCTTCTGACAAGCGGCTCAGGTGTACCATAATCAAGCTGCTGGCTGCCAGAAATTCGATCGCAAAATCTCGATCGCTCACTCCATCTAAGCTGTTAGCATAAACTTTGTCAAACTCCAAGAGTTCTGCGCTATAGTGTCGGTCGATCGGGAAAGTAGTCCCCGCCAGCGCCCCGCAACCCAGAGGCGAAACATTCACCCGCTTCGATATCTCGCCGAGGCGTTCCCAATCGCGATCGGTCATTTCAAAATAAGCTAACAGGTAATGAGCCAAACTTATCGGCTGAGCGCGCTGCAAGTGCGTGTAACCTGGGATTAAAGTTTCAACGTTCAGCTCGGCAATTTCCAGCAACACCTCTTGAAATTCCCGCAATTGCTCGCGAATTTCTGCAATGCGATCGCGCAAATACAAACGAGTATCGGTGCCTGCTTGGTCGTTGCGCGATCGAGCCGTGTGCAGCTTTTTCCCCGCATCCCCCACCAAATCCGTGAGCCGCTTCTCGACAGCGAAGTGAACGTCTTCTGCATCTACTCCCGGAACAAACATACCTTGGCGGTATTCGCGACGGATTTGTTCCAAACCATTGACTAACTGCTCGCCTTCTGCTGCTGAAATAATCCCGGTTTGGGCCAGCATCTTAGCATGAGCGACAGAACCGGTCAAGTCGTACTCGATCAATTCCATATCGAAGCCGATACTAGCATTAAATCGGGCGATCGCCGGGTGCAGCGCCGATTCAAATCTTTGACTCCAAGTTTTCTGTTGTGTGGTCATTGCTTAAAGTAAAACTAAATTATATCTCTGTTGTAGAAGTCTATAAAAACCGGTTCGCAGCATCGGACTTGAGTCCTCCGGTTTACAGCATCGGACTTTAGTCCTGCGCTTTTTATACCTGTATAAACCGTTAAAAAACTGAAGTCTTGACTACAAAATTATTAAAATTTTACTGCATCAGAAAGGAATGAAGTCCTGATGGCGAACTTTTTAACTCTCTTTCTGATGCCCCTCGGACAAAAAATCTAAGGAATAATCCCTTTAATGAACCAGCCGATAAATATACCTATAATAAAAGCTCCTATTTGACCAGTAGAAACAAAATTATTCCAAGCTTTCTGGAAATTCGTAAAAATCTCGTAGCTTTGGCCCAAAATCACAGGCGAACTCAAATGAGATTTCACAACTAACAAATGAATGGCATCATGCCAATGAATCGAGTTGGTGAATCCAGCAATAATTTCTGGCATTAAATTAACTATCATGGTGATTTTCTCCTGCTGAAAGTGTTACCCTAAGTACCACCAGTGTCATGTCATCTTCATTGCGATTGCCGATGCCGACAAACTGGTGCACCCGATCGAACAAATAATCCAAAATTTCCTCAGACTGCTGATAATTTTGACAAGCCCACTGAAAAGCCGCAGTCAAGTTATCCTCATCAAACCGATCGCCCCTTTGATTAGCAGCATCAGTAAATCCGTCGGTGTAATAAATAATAGTATCTCCCGGCTGCAATTGCACTTGAGCTTCTTGGTAGTGCGAATCGGCATCCAAGCCAATTAACATTCCCTCCAAAGTATCGAGACGGACGATCGAATTAGTTGCAGCTTGCCACAGCAAAGGCGGGTGATGAGCAGCATTGCTGTAGGACAAAACGCGAGTTTTCGGGTCGTACTCCGAATAAAACAGAGTTACAAAACGGTGGGAATTCTCCAAATCCGCGTGCATTACCCGGTTTAAATGTTGCAAAATTCTCGCAGGCGAGTGGCGGTTCAAAACCTCCGCCCGCAGCATACCCCGTGTCATCGTCATCAGCAGGCCTGCCGGTACGCCTTTGCCCATCACGTCGCCGATCACAATGCTCCAGCGACCCTTGTCGATTTTGGACTTGAGATTTTTTATTAGGGATGGGGGGTGTTCCCCCTCATCTTCCTTGCCGATCGGGTCATAGTCAGCAGGAATAAAATCATAATAATCGCCACCGACCCTGCTAGCAGTTTGGCAGCGGGCGGCCACATCAAGACCCGGAATTTTTGGACAATTGCGGGGTTGCAGGCGCAGTTGAATTTCGGCCCCGATTTCCAACTCTCTGTCCAAGCGTTCTTTTTCAGCCAACTTAGCAGTAAGTTCGTCTTTGCAGATAGCAACGGCCGTTTGATCCGCCACCAACCGAACTAATTTCTGTCTCCCGGGAGTGCAAAGATATTGTGGGTCACTGCTAAAAATATAAAGCCGTCCGCGTTCCAAATTCTTAACTAAAATTGGCGCGCCAAACAAATGAACATCCGGGCCCAAATAACGACCCACTTGCAAGTCGAGACTCGAAGTTTGCTCGGAGCTTTCGGAAAAAGATTCGCCAGCCGCCGCGCCCGCACCTGCTGTAGCTTGCCTGGTGGCTATTTCCAGCGCTTTACGCATATCTTGGCACTGCCGTCCTTCCTGACAGTGCAACTGCTGGAACCGAACTTGACCGTTGGGTTTGAAAAGCACTAGAGCTCCCCCGTCGGCGTCGGTAACGCGAGTTGCTACCAAAGGCACCAACTCCAAAAATTGGTTGAGATTGTTAAAACTCCGCAGGGCAAATCCTAGCGAACCCAACATATCTTGAACGTTGTGCTGGTATCGGTGCAAGCGCGCCACCAGTTCTTTGAGGGCAAATACTGGCGTCGCGTCGGTGGAATTGCGACCCTGAGGGCGGTCAGCAGGTTGAGGTGAGGGGCGAGGCAAAGGCACAGCAGTCATTTTTGTGTGATTTTCGATCTAAGACGGAAGATGATTGATTGAGGAATTAGGCAGCACCCGATCGCAAACCCGGTTTTTTTTAGCAAGTAGTTTGGGTAGTAGGGCATTGGTGTGAACTTAAGTCTGAAATCCTTAACAAATCTCGTTGATAGCTGAGTCTCGATCCCCCTCGCATCCCCCTGGTTGTAGGGGGACTTTGACGCTCTTCCCTCTCAATCAGGGGGCTTTGACGCTCTTCCCATTTAATCAGGGGACTTTGACGCTCTTCCCATTTAATCAGGGGACTTTGACCCTTTCCTGTCCCCCCCTTTTTTAGGGGGGTTAGGGGGGGATCGGGGAGACTGTGCGATCGGCCATCAGACTCATACTACATCCGTAGCTCAATTTGACACGCTTTGGATGGCATTGCCAGCCCAAGCCAGCAATAACAGAACGAAGGTGTTGTTTCTAGATGTTTAGTTAAAACTCGCCCGGTGGCAGTCGGCGCAAGTCCTGCGATGGTAGTTTGAGGTTAAGGATTTGATATTTTGAAGCTCTGTATCCGTTTCCCCAAATCGGGACGGCTAGAGATACCTCATCAATCTAAAATCTAAAATCTAAAATCTAAAATCGAGTAGGGCTTCCACAAATTCGTAACTCGAAAACGGGCGCAAGTCTTCGATACTTTCCCCGACTCCAATAAACCGGATGGGCAGACCTAGCTGCTGCACTACTGCTAGGGCAACACCACCTTTAGCAGAACCGTCGAGTTTTGTCAATACTACTCCGCTTAATTTGGCAGATTCTGCGAACACTTCTGCCTGTCGCAAACCATTTTGACCCAGCGTGGCATCCAAGACCAGTAGAGATTCTACGGTAGCGTTAGGGGCTTTCTTATCTACAATGCGACGGATTTTACTGAGTTCGTCCATCAGATTTTTTTTGTTTTGCAGGCGGCCTGCGGTGTCTACGATCAACAGTTGTGTGCCTCGGGCGCTGGCGGCGGCGATCGCATCAAATACTACAGCAGCCGGATCGGTATTTTTTCCTGGATTGGCAATAATTTCGACACCGCTGCGGGAACCCCAAACTTTCACTTGTTCGACGGCGGCGGCCCGGAACGTGTCGGCGGCGGCGATTAGGGTGTTGTAGCCGGATTTTTGGGCGATGTGGGCAAGTTTGCCGATCGTCGTAGTTTTGCCCGCACCGTTGACTCCGACAATTAACCAGACGTTAAAGGTGTCTTTTTCCGGGGCAAAAGTCAGGCTGTAGGCGGGATTGCCGGCGGCGGTTTCGGCTGTCGGAGCGTCGAGAATGTCCCGCAGGATGCTTTTGAGGAAGGCTAGAGCCTGTTCTGGCGGCAAGACTTCTTGTCTGAGTCTTTCTTGCAGGCGGCTGATAATGATGTCGGTAGCTGCGACTCCCACATCGGCTTGCAACAGCAAAGTCTCTATTTCGGCTACTGCATCTTGATTGAGCGGGCCTTGACCGACGATCGCCTTTAATTGATTAATTAAGCTGCGCCGAGTTCTTTCTAAACCTTTACGCAGTTTTTGCAGCCAACTGATTTCTTCAACGGATACTTGATCTGGCCGGCGGCCTTGACTGGCGAGGATTTCAGATGACCACAGGAAGCCTTCATCAAAGGCAAAACCGGGAATTTCTTCGATAATTGCGGCTCTGGCGGCGGCGGCTGCGATGACTTCTGGTTCTTCTAGGGCCGTTTCCTTGAGGCGTTCGATGCGTTCGAGCCGATCGGCCTGTGCTCTGGCCCAAAACGGCAAAGCTTCGGCTGCGGAGTCTGATGAGGCGATCGATTCTGTGTTTGCAAGCTCAGTTGCAGGTGCTGCAATTGGTATATTTTCT of the Microcoleus sp. bin38.metabat.b11b12b14.051 genome contains:
- a CDS encoding pantothenate kinase, translated to MGDNFRPPACTDNVTPGMAGKDEIKIGLAIGNSRLHWGLFAGNTLKQTWDTEHLKADAVSQLSSEQKAEYLVKTVMRSIEQIGDRPLPSVPANLAVSHSHEPSLMPLPLVLASVVPKQTAIWQSYPEVQIITLDQLPIGALYPTLGIDRALALLGAGNQFGWPVLLIDAGTALTFTGANVNRSIVGGAILPGLGLQLSSLGQKTAALPSVSLPQTLPQRWATDTVGAIHSGVVYAVVAGVRDFIEDWLHLFPNSKIAVTGGDRTLLLQYLTAAFPDTASSIIDAPQAIFWGISQLVIRH
- a CDS encoding alpha/beta hydrolase: MYSQLRNSRVKLSVGQIFWREIGQGPSLVFLHGSWEDGSQWLRTIELLNANYQCFAPDLLGFGDSERPNVHYSIELEVECLAQYLDTLNLREVYLIAHSVGGWVAASYALKYPDRVQGLVLLAPEGVKVGHRRARWQTARWLIAKPPLAYWLLRSIYPIAKLLGGQKKIDQMFEFRQQLMQSPVAVQLLFRRRRAEITGELVDENLPLLKAPILLLHGSEDSVAALSLCQSYAALAPNAELQSVSPGESNLPQEVPDIVAKYIREFAK
- a CDS encoding NUDIX hydrolase, with amino-acid sequence MLRLWQILQTVLGLIFRHPVTGTAVIPVLPDGRIVLIRRRDNGRWGLPGGMVDWGEDIPTTVRRELAEETGLDLVKIRRLVGVYSAADRDPRLHSICIVVAAEVEGKMQVQDTLEVSEVEAFLPAAMPQGPLSHDNDQHLEDYFKGVTTLA
- the argH gene encoding argininosuccinate lyase, coding for MTTQQKTWSQRFESALHPAIARFNASIGFDMELIEYDLTGSVAHAKMLAQTGIISAAEGEQLVNGLEQIRREYRQGMFVPGVDAEDVHFAVEKRLTDLVGDAGKKLHTARSRNDQAGTDTRLYLRDRIAEIREQLREFQEVLLEIAELNVETLIPGYTHLQRAQPISLAHYLLAYFEMTDRDWERLGEISKRVNVSPLGCGALAGTTFPIDRHYSAELLEFDKVYANSLDGVSDRDFAIEFLAASSLIMVHLSRLSEEMILWSSHEFGFITLKDSCATGSSIMPQKKNPDVPELVRGKAGRVFGNLQALLVVVKGLPLAYNKDLQEDKETLFDSVKTVQGCLEAMTILLREGIAFNSSRLAAAVTEDFSNATDVADYLAAKGVPFREAYNLVGKVVKTCISGGKLLKDLTLEEWKELHPAFDTDIYSAIAPQQVVAARNSYGGTGFEQVRKSLIAARDRIA
- a CDS encoding PP2C family protein-serine/threonine phosphatase; this encodes MTAVPLPRPSPQPADRPQGRNSTDATPVFALKELVARLHRYQHNVQDMLGSLGFALRSFNNLNQFLELVPLVATRVTDADGGALVLFKPNGQVRFQQLHCQEGRQCQDMRKALEIATRQATAGAGAAAGESFSESSEQTSSLDLQVGRYLGPDVHLFGAPILVKNLERGRLYIFSSDPQYLCTPGRQKLVRLVADQTAVAICKDELTAKLAEKERLDRELEIGAEIQLRLQPRNCPKIPGLDVAARCQTASRVGGDYYDFIPADYDPIGKEDEGEHPPSLIKNLKSKIDKGRWSIVIGDVMGKGVPAGLLMTMTRGMLRAEVLNRHSPARILQHLNRVMHADLENSHRFVTLFYSEYDPKTRVLSYSNAAHHPPLLWQAATNSIVRLDTLEGMLIGLDADSHYQEAQVQLQPGDTIIYYTDGFTDAANQRGDRFDEDNLTAAFQWACQNYQQSEEILDYLFDRVHQFVGIGNRNEDDMTLVVLRVTLSAGENHHDS
- the ftsY gene encoding signal recognition particle-docking protein FtsY; this translates as MVFNWFRRQYSESGSSEPETPTPGPQDEPAKSAPVEPKTDAAVEESSPAVAEDYLNWAKAAYKNIQKQQQPETEVAQTAAAEVAAAATEVAESVPTVAEVAEVAGLTQDEATDGQEIDVANPVEIPEPLQLKVESLDRAPVTQKLEVTAENIPIAAPATELANTESIASSDSAAEALPFWARAQADRLERIERLKETALEEPEVIAAAAARAAIIEEIPGFAFDEGFLWSSEILASQGRRPDQVSVEEISWLQKLRKGLERTRRSLINQLKAIVGQGPLNQDAVAEIETLLLQADVGVAATDIIISRLQERLRQEVLPPEQALAFLKSILRDILDAPTAETAAGNPAYSLTFAPEKDTFNVWLIVGVNGAGKTTTIGKLAHIAQKSGYNTLIAAADTFRAAAVEQVKVWGSRSGVEIIANPGKNTDPAAVVFDAIAAASARGTQLLIVDTAGRLQNKKNLMDELSKIRRIVDKKAPNATVESLLVLDATLGQNGLRQAEVFAESAKLSGVVLTKLDGSAKGGVALAVVQQLGLPIRFIGVGESIEDLRPFSSYEFVEALLDFRF